The Agelaius phoeniceus isolate bAgePho1 chromosome 4, bAgePho1.hap1, whole genome shotgun sequence genome includes a region encoding these proteins:
- the KIAA0232 gene encoding uncharacterized protein KIAA0232 homolog isoform X5, whose product MRPICTVVVDGLPSESSSSSYPGPVSVSEMSLLHALGPVQTWLGQELEKCGIDAMIYTRYVLSLLLHDSYDYDLQEQENDIFLGWEKGAYKKWGKSKKKCSDLTLEEMKKQAAVQCLRSASDESSGIETLVEELCSKLKDLQSKQEEKIHKKLEGSLTPETDLSPTAKDQVEMYYEAFPPLSEKPVCLQEIMTVWNKSKVCSYSSSSSSSTVPPTSTDTSSPKDCNSESEVTKDRSNKVSATVQERTQQKKSKNEKENKFSNNTVEEKPVLYKKQVRHKSEGKMRPRSWSSGSSEAGSSSSGNQGEYKASMKCIKVRHKTREVRSKKGRNGQSRLSVKSGEKVDRKVHSGSSSSSSSGSIKQLCKRGKRPLKEIGRKEAGGSDGKDLYLDSRNEKEYKEEPLWYTEPITEYFVPLSRKSKLETTYRNREDICGVTSEAVEELSESVHGLCISNNNTHKTYLAAGTFIDGHFVEMPAVLNEDIDLAGTSICSQPEDDKYLDDVHLSELTHFYEVDIDQSMLDPGASDTMQGESRILNMIRQKSKEKTDFEAECCIVLDGMELQGESAIWTDSTSSVGAEGWLLQDLSNLAQFWECCSSSSSGDADGESFGGDSPIRFSPILDSTMLNSHMLAGNQELFSDINEGSGINSCFSVFEVQCSNSVLPFSFETLSLGNENADSSSTANILGKTQSRLLIWTKNSAFDENEHCSNLSTRTCSPWSHSEETRSDNETINIPYEESTQFNAEDINYVVPRVSSNYVDEEILDFLPEETCQQQARSLGEMPALIFKKKSKLESVCGIQLEQKAESKDYETTQGCRESSPHGDGYSSGVIKDIWTNMTDRNSAAMVEIEGIEDELFSTDVNNYCCCLDTEAKVETLQEPNKAVQRSEYHLWEGQKENVEKRAFVSNDLSKVDGGDYTTPSKPWDVNQDKENSFILGGVYGELKTFNSDGEWAVVPPGHSKGSLLQCAASDVVTIAGTDVFMTPGNSFAPGHRQLWRPFVSFEQNEQSKSGDNGLNKGFSFIFHEDLLGACGNFQVEEPGLEYSFSSFDLNNPFSQVLHVECSFEPEGIASFSPSFKPKSILCSDSDSEVLHPRICGVDRTQYRAIRISPRTHFRPISASELSPGGGSESEFESEKDEGGIAVPPQVDVFEDPQADLKPLEEDAEKEGHYYGKSELESGKFLPRLKKSGMEKSAQTSLDSQEESAGMLPVGNQDPCLECSMKESLEGRVVESSKVNCRIVEPREETGRFCSCKAGCHFPTYEDNPVSSGEHEEVSSVYEARCADDLNAEAKPNGFRKKIYSSDSSSSEDTASEGGSEWADPCEEELFSRTQL is encoded by the exons agctctgggattgAAACGTTAGTGGAGGAGCTTTGCTCCAAACTGAAAGACCTTCAGAGTAAGCaag aggagaagatTCACAAAAAGTTAGAAGGCTCTTTGACTCCTGAGACTGATTTATCTCCCACAGCAAAGGATCAAGTAGAAAT gtACTATGAAgcatttcctcctctttctgaaAAGCCAGTTTGCCTGCAGGAAATTATGACTGTATGGAATAAATCCAAAGTATGCTCTTACTCTAGCTCCTCATCTTCATCCACTGTTCCACCAACTAGCACGGATACATCTTCTCCGAAGGACTGCAATAGTGAAAGTGAAGTAACTAAAGACCGAAGTAATAAAGTATCTGCCACTGTACAGGAAAGAACCCAGCAGAAGAAGAGTAAAAACgagaaagaaaacaagttcAGTAACAACACCGTTGAAGAGAAGCCCGTTTTGTACAAAAAGCAAGTCCGACATAAGTCTGAAGGGAAGATGCGTCCCCGCTCCTGGTCATCGGGATCCAGCGAGGCTGGCTCAAGTTCTAGTGGTAATCAAGGTGAATACAAGGCATCAATGAAATGTATTAAAGTAAGACACAAAACAAGAGAGGTTCGGAGTAAAAAAGGGCGGAACGGGCAGAGCAGGCTGTCAGTGAAATCTGGTGAAAAGGTTGATAGAAAAGTCCACAgcggaagcagcagcagcagcagcagcgggtcCATCAAACAACTGTGCAAAAGAGGTAAAAGGCCATTAAAAGAAATTGGAAGAAAAGAAGCTGGCGGTAGTGATGGAAAAGATTTGTATTTAGACAGTAGAAACGAAAAGGAATATAAAGAAGAGCCCTTGTGGTATACTGAGCCGATTACGGAGTACTTTGTTCCTCTTAGCAGAAAAAGCAAGCTGGAGACTACGTACCGCAACAGAGAAGATATATGTGGAGTAACATCAGAGGCTGTAGAAGAGTTGTCTGAATCAGTGCATGGTCTTTGTATTAGCAACAATAATACTCATAAAACATACCTCGCAGCAGGTACTTTCATCGATGGTCACTTTGTAGAAATGCCTGCAGTTCTAAATGAGGATATTGACCTCGCTGGGACCTCAATATGTTCTCAACCAGAGGACGACAAGTATTTAGATGATGTTCATCTGTCAGAACTAACGCACTTCTATGAAGTGGATATTGATCAATCCATGTTGGATCCTGGTGCCTCAGATACGATGCAAGGGGAGAGTCGGATTTTAAATATGATTCGACAGAAGAGTAAAGAAAAAACTGATTTTGAGGCAGAATGTTGCATAGTGTTAGATGGAATGGAGTTGCAAGGGGAAAGTGCAATATGGACTGATTCGACCAGCTCTGTTGGTGCTGAAGGGTGGTTGTTGCAAGATCTTAGTAATTTAGCTCAATTTTGGGAGTGCTGTTCATCTTCTAGTTCTGGTGATGCAGATGGGGAAAGTTTTGGAGGAGATTCTCCGATCAGATTCTCCCCCATCCTAGACAGCACAATGCTTAATTCACACATGCTTGCTGGCAATCAAGAGCTCTTTTCAGATATTAATGAAGGGTCTGGTATAAACTCTTGTTTTTCAGTGTTTGAAGTGCAATGCAGTAACTCTGTTTTaccattttcttttgaaacacTCAGCTtgggaaatgaaaatgcagaTTCTAGTAGCACTGCTAATATTCTTGGGAAAACACAGTCTAGATTGCTAATATGGACCAAAAATAGTGCCTTTGATGAAAATGAACACTGTTCTAATCTTTCAACAAGAACCTGTAGTCCATGGTCACACTCAGAAGAAACACGTTCAGACAATGAGACTATAAATATTCCATATGAAGAATCCACGCAATTTAATGCAGAAGATATTAATTATGTAGTTCCTAGAGTGTCTTCGAATTATGTAGATGAAGAAATTCTAGATTTTCTGCCAGAAGAAACCTGCCAGCAACAAGCTAGAAGTTTAGGAGAAATGCCCGCTTTgattttcaaaaagaaatctaAGCTAGAATCTGTCTGTGGTATTCAGCTagaacaaaaagcagaaagtaAAGACTATGAAACTACACAAGGGTGTAGGGAAAGCAGTCCACATGGAGATGGCTACAGCTCAGGGGTTATTAAAGATATTTGGACAAATATGACAGACAGAAATTCTGCAGCGATGGTAGaaatagaaggaatagaagatGAATTGTTTTCAACTGATGTAAATAACTATTGCTGCTGTTTGGATACAGAAGCAAAAGTTGAAACCCTCCAGGAACCCAATAAAGCAGTGCAAAGATCAGAGTATCACCTTTGGGAAGGTCAAAAGGAGAATGTAGAGAAGAGAGCCTTTGTCTCAAATGATTTATCTAAAGTAGATGGTGGTGACTATACCACACCATCAAAACCCTGGGATGTTAACCAGGATAAAGAAAACTCATTTATACTTGGTGGTGTGTATGGGGAGCTCAAAACATTTAACAGTGATGGAGAATGGGCAGTGGTGCCACCTGGTCACTCAAAGGGGAGCTTACTGCAGTGTGCAGCTTCCGATGTGGTGACAATAGCTGGCACAGATGTTTTTATGACTCCAGGTAATAGCTTtgcccctgggcacaggcaATTATGGAGGCCGTTTGTGTCATTTGAACAGAACGAGCAATCCAAGAGTGGAGATAACGGATTAAATAAgggtttttcttttatcttccaTGAAGACTTACTGGGAGCTTGTGGGAACTTTCAAGTCGAAGAACCAGGGCTTGAATACTCATTCTCTTCCTTTGACCTGAACAATCCATTTTCACAAGTTCTTCATGTAGAGTGTTCGTTTGagccagaaggaattgcatctTTCAGCCCTAGTTTTAAACCTAAGTCGATTCTGTGCTCCGATTCAGACAGTGAGGTTTTACACCCCAGGATATGTGGTGTGGATCGAACGCAGTACAGGGCTATACGGATTTCTCCGAGGACTCACTTTCGCCCAATTTCTGCATCTGAACTTTCTCCAGGTGGTGGAAGCGAGTCAGAATTTGAGTCAGAAAAAGATGAGGGGGGTATTGCTGTCCCTCCCCAAGTAGATGTATTTGAGGATCCGCAAGCAGATCTCAAACCTCTGGAAGAAGATGCAGAAAAAGAAGGGCATTATTACGGAAAATCAGAGCTTGAATCTGGAAAATTCCTTCCCAGATTAAAAAAGTCTGGAATGGAGAAGAGTGCACAGACATCACTGGATTCCCAAGAAGAGTCGGCCGGGATGTTGCCAGTAGGAAACCAAGATCCCTGTTTAGAATGCAGTATGAAAGAATCTCTAGAAGGGAGAGTGGTGGAGAGCTCTAAAGTAAACTGCAGAATAGTGGAGCCACGTGAGGAGACTGGCAGGTTTTGCAGTTGTAAAGCAGGGTGTCATTTCCCCACGTATGAGGATAATCCTGTTTCTTCAGGAGAGCATGAAGAG GTTTCTTCTGTTTATGAAGCAAGATGTGCAGATGATTTAAATGCTGAGGCAAAACCAAATGGCTTCAGGAAGAAGATCTACTCCAGTGATAGCTCCAGCTCTGAAGACACAGCTTCAGAAGGTGGAAGCGAATGGGCTGATCCATGTGAGGAGGAGCTTTTTTCTCGAACTCAACTGTAA
- the KIAA0232 gene encoding uncharacterized protein KIAA0232 homolog isoform X7, which produces MRPICTVVVDGLPSESSSSSYPGPVSVSEMSLLHALGPVQTWLGQELEKCGIDAMIYTRYVLSLLLHDSYDYDLQEQENDIFLGWEKGAYKKWGKSKKKCSDLTLEEMKKQAAVQCLRSASDESSGIETLVEELCSKLKDLQSKQEEKIHKKLEGSLTPETDLSPTAKDQVEMYYEAFPPLSEKPVCLQEIMTVWNKSKVCSYSSSSSSSTVPPTSTDTSSPKDCNSESEVTKDRSNKVSATVQERTQQKKSKNEKENKFSNNTVEEKPVLYKKQVRHKSEGKMRPRSWSSGSSEAGSSSSGNQGEYKASMKCIKVRHKTREVRSKKGRNGQSRLSVKSGEKVDRKVHSGSSSSSSSGSIKQLCKRGKRPLKEIGRKEAGGSDGKDLYLDSRNEKEYKEEPLWYTEPITEYFVPLSRKSKLETTYRNREDICGVTSEAVEELSESVHGLCISNNNTHKTYLAAGTFIDGHFVEMPAVLNEDIDLAGTSICSQPEDDKYLDDVHLSELTHFYEVDIDQSMLDPGASDTMQGESRILNMIRQKSKEKTDFEAECCIVLDGMELQGESAIWTDSTSSVGAEGWLLQDLSNLAQFWECCSSSSSGDADGESFGGDSPIRFSPILDSTMLNSHMLAGNQELFSDINEGSGINSCFSVFEVQCSNSVLPFSFETLSLGNENADSSSTANILGKTQSRLLIWTKNSAFDENEHCSNLSTRTCSPWSHSEETRSDNETINIPYEESTQFNAEDINYVVPRVSSNYVDEEILDFLPEETCQQQARSLGEMPALIFKKKSKLESVCGIQLEQKAESKDYETTQGCRESSPHGDGYSSGVIKDIWTNMTDRNSAAMVEIEGIEDELFSTDVNNYCCCLDTEAKVETLQEPNKAVQRSEYHLWEGQKENVEKRAFVSNDLSKVDGGDYTTPSKPWDVNQDKENSFILGGVYGELKTFNSDGEWAVVPPGHSKGSLLQCAASDVVTIAGTDVFMTPGNSFAPGHRQLWRPFVSFEQNEQSKSGDNGLNKGFSFIFHEDLLGACGNFQVEEPGLEYSFSSFDLNNPFSQVLHVECSFEPEGIASFSPSFKPKSILCSDSDSEVLHPRICGVDRTQYRAIRISPRTHFRPISASELSPGGGSESEFESEKDEGGIAVPPQVDVFEDPQADLKPLEEDAEKEGHYYGKSELESGKFLPRLKKSGMEKSAQTSLDSQEESAGMLPVGNQDPCLECSMKESLEGRVVESSKVNCRIVEPREETGRFCSCKAGCHFPTYEDNPVSSGEHEEMKAFM; this is translated from the exons agctctgggattgAAACGTTAGTGGAGGAGCTTTGCTCCAAACTGAAAGACCTTCAGAGTAAGCaag aggagaagatTCACAAAAAGTTAGAAGGCTCTTTGACTCCTGAGACTGATTTATCTCCCACAGCAAAGGATCAAGTAGAAAT gtACTATGAAgcatttcctcctctttctgaaAAGCCAGTTTGCCTGCAGGAAATTATGACTGTATGGAATAAATCCAAAGTATGCTCTTACTCTAGCTCCTCATCTTCATCCACTGTTCCACCAACTAGCACGGATACATCTTCTCCGAAGGACTGCAATAGTGAAAGTGAAGTAACTAAAGACCGAAGTAATAAAGTATCTGCCACTGTACAGGAAAGAACCCAGCAGAAGAAGAGTAAAAACgagaaagaaaacaagttcAGTAACAACACCGTTGAAGAGAAGCCCGTTTTGTACAAAAAGCAAGTCCGACATAAGTCTGAAGGGAAGATGCGTCCCCGCTCCTGGTCATCGGGATCCAGCGAGGCTGGCTCAAGTTCTAGTGGTAATCAAGGTGAATACAAGGCATCAATGAAATGTATTAAAGTAAGACACAAAACAAGAGAGGTTCGGAGTAAAAAAGGGCGGAACGGGCAGAGCAGGCTGTCAGTGAAATCTGGTGAAAAGGTTGATAGAAAAGTCCACAgcggaagcagcagcagcagcagcagcgggtcCATCAAACAACTGTGCAAAAGAGGTAAAAGGCCATTAAAAGAAATTGGAAGAAAAGAAGCTGGCGGTAGTGATGGAAAAGATTTGTATTTAGACAGTAGAAACGAAAAGGAATATAAAGAAGAGCCCTTGTGGTATACTGAGCCGATTACGGAGTACTTTGTTCCTCTTAGCAGAAAAAGCAAGCTGGAGACTACGTACCGCAACAGAGAAGATATATGTGGAGTAACATCAGAGGCTGTAGAAGAGTTGTCTGAATCAGTGCATGGTCTTTGTATTAGCAACAATAATACTCATAAAACATACCTCGCAGCAGGTACTTTCATCGATGGTCACTTTGTAGAAATGCCTGCAGTTCTAAATGAGGATATTGACCTCGCTGGGACCTCAATATGTTCTCAACCAGAGGACGACAAGTATTTAGATGATGTTCATCTGTCAGAACTAACGCACTTCTATGAAGTGGATATTGATCAATCCATGTTGGATCCTGGTGCCTCAGATACGATGCAAGGGGAGAGTCGGATTTTAAATATGATTCGACAGAAGAGTAAAGAAAAAACTGATTTTGAGGCAGAATGTTGCATAGTGTTAGATGGAATGGAGTTGCAAGGGGAAAGTGCAATATGGACTGATTCGACCAGCTCTGTTGGTGCTGAAGGGTGGTTGTTGCAAGATCTTAGTAATTTAGCTCAATTTTGGGAGTGCTGTTCATCTTCTAGTTCTGGTGATGCAGATGGGGAAAGTTTTGGAGGAGATTCTCCGATCAGATTCTCCCCCATCCTAGACAGCACAATGCTTAATTCACACATGCTTGCTGGCAATCAAGAGCTCTTTTCAGATATTAATGAAGGGTCTGGTATAAACTCTTGTTTTTCAGTGTTTGAAGTGCAATGCAGTAACTCTGTTTTaccattttcttttgaaacacTCAGCTtgggaaatgaaaatgcagaTTCTAGTAGCACTGCTAATATTCTTGGGAAAACACAGTCTAGATTGCTAATATGGACCAAAAATAGTGCCTTTGATGAAAATGAACACTGTTCTAATCTTTCAACAAGAACCTGTAGTCCATGGTCACACTCAGAAGAAACACGTTCAGACAATGAGACTATAAATATTCCATATGAAGAATCCACGCAATTTAATGCAGAAGATATTAATTATGTAGTTCCTAGAGTGTCTTCGAATTATGTAGATGAAGAAATTCTAGATTTTCTGCCAGAAGAAACCTGCCAGCAACAAGCTAGAAGTTTAGGAGAAATGCCCGCTTTgattttcaaaaagaaatctaAGCTAGAATCTGTCTGTGGTATTCAGCTagaacaaaaagcagaaagtaAAGACTATGAAACTACACAAGGGTGTAGGGAAAGCAGTCCACATGGAGATGGCTACAGCTCAGGGGTTATTAAAGATATTTGGACAAATATGACAGACAGAAATTCTGCAGCGATGGTAGaaatagaaggaatagaagatGAATTGTTTTCAACTGATGTAAATAACTATTGCTGCTGTTTGGATACAGAAGCAAAAGTTGAAACCCTCCAGGAACCCAATAAAGCAGTGCAAAGATCAGAGTATCACCTTTGGGAAGGTCAAAAGGAGAATGTAGAGAAGAGAGCCTTTGTCTCAAATGATTTATCTAAAGTAGATGGTGGTGACTATACCACACCATCAAAACCCTGGGATGTTAACCAGGATAAAGAAAACTCATTTATACTTGGTGGTGTGTATGGGGAGCTCAAAACATTTAACAGTGATGGAGAATGGGCAGTGGTGCCACCTGGTCACTCAAAGGGGAGCTTACTGCAGTGTGCAGCTTCCGATGTGGTGACAATAGCTGGCACAGATGTTTTTATGACTCCAGGTAATAGCTTtgcccctgggcacaggcaATTATGGAGGCCGTTTGTGTCATTTGAACAGAACGAGCAATCCAAGAGTGGAGATAACGGATTAAATAAgggtttttcttttatcttccaTGAAGACTTACTGGGAGCTTGTGGGAACTTTCAAGTCGAAGAACCAGGGCTTGAATACTCATTCTCTTCCTTTGACCTGAACAATCCATTTTCACAAGTTCTTCATGTAGAGTGTTCGTTTGagccagaaggaattgcatctTTCAGCCCTAGTTTTAAACCTAAGTCGATTCTGTGCTCCGATTCAGACAGTGAGGTTTTACACCCCAGGATATGTGGTGTGGATCGAACGCAGTACAGGGCTATACGGATTTCTCCGAGGACTCACTTTCGCCCAATTTCTGCATCTGAACTTTCTCCAGGTGGTGGAAGCGAGTCAGAATTTGAGTCAGAAAAAGATGAGGGGGGTATTGCTGTCCCTCCCCAAGTAGATGTATTTGAGGATCCGCAAGCAGATCTCAAACCTCTGGAAGAAGATGCAGAAAAAGAAGGGCATTATTACGGAAAATCAGAGCTTGAATCTGGAAAATTCCTTCCCAGATTAAAAAAGTCTGGAATGGAGAAGAGTGCACAGACATCACTGGATTCCCAAGAAGAGTCGGCCGGGATGTTGCCAGTAGGAAACCAAGATCCCTGTTTAGAATGCAGTATGAAAGAATCTCTAGAAGGGAGAGTGGTGGAGAGCTCTAAAGTAAACTGCAGAATAGTGGAGCCACGTGAGGAGACTGGCAGGTTTTGCAGTTGTAAAGCAGGGTGTCATTTCCCCACGTATGAGGATAATCCTGTTTCTTCAGGAGAGCATGAAGAG ATGAAGGCATTCATGTAA